One genomic region from Hemiscyllium ocellatum isolate sHemOce1 chromosome 13, sHemOce1.pat.X.cur, whole genome shotgun sequence encodes:
- the p2ry1 gene encoding P2Y purinoceptor 1 has translation MEDLDLDTMQETLSNFSDLSSDLTASINKTCSLNKGFQFYYLPIMYIIVFVTGFIGNSVALWMFIFHMRPWSSITVYMFNLVLADLFYVFSLPVLIFYYFNKTDWIFGEALCKLQRFIFHVNLYGSILFLTCISVHRYTGVVHPMRSLGRLKKKSATIVCMCVWVVVMAGISPILYFSRTGPRKNKTITCYDTTSKELLSTYFIYSMLTTFFGFCVPFATILVCYGFIVKALISNDMRTPLRGKSVRLVIIVLAVFAISYLPFHVMKNLNLQSRLYYQGLETCEWNKRVYATYQVTRGLASLNSCVDPILYFLAGDTFRRRFTTAASRFMSKRGETNLQFRSEDSPLHAVSNISQNGDTSL, from the coding sequence ATGGAAGACCTTGACTTGGATACAATGCAGGAAACGTTATCAAATTTTTCAGATTTGTCCAGTGACCTGACTGCTAGCATCAACAAAacctgctccttgaacaagggttTCCAGTTTTACTATCTGCCCATCATGTACATTATTGTGTTTGTCACTGGATTCATCGGAAACAGTGTTGCTCTCTGGATGTTCATCTTTCACATGAGGCCTTGGAGTAGCATCACCGTTTACATGTTTAACCTCGTCCTGGCTGACCTCTTCTACGTCTTCTCTCTGCCGGTTTTAATATTTTACTATTTCAACAAGACAGACTGGATCTTCGGGGAGGCCCTGTGCAAACTGCAGAGGTTCATCTTCCACGTTAACCTCTACGGGAGCATCTTGTTTCTGACCTGCATCAGCGTCCACAGGTACACGGGGGTGGTGCACCCCATGAGATCACTGGGCAGGTTGAAGAAAAAATCGGCCACcattgtgtgcatgtgcgtgtgggTTGTGGTCATGGCTGGCATCTCCCCAATACTGTACTTCTCCCGAACTGGGCcaaggaaaaataaaacaattacgTGTTACGATACAACGTCGAAAGAGCTCCTGAGCACTTATTTCATTTACAGCATGCTGACTACATTCTTTGGTTTCTGCGTCCCCTTTGCCACCATCCTGGTCTGTTATGGATTCATAGTGAAGGCCTTAATATCTAACGACATGAGGACACCACTCCGGGGCAAGTCTGTGCGTCTCGTCATCATCGTGTTGGCCGTTTTTGCCATTTCCTACCTCCCCTTCCATGTAATGAAGAACCTTAACCTCCAGTCCAGACTCTATTACCAGGGGCTAGAGACATGCGAGTGGAACAAGAGGGTCTACGCCACTTATCAGGTGACCCGCGGGCTTGCCAGCCTCAATAGCTGCGTGGACCCTATCTTGTACTTCCTGGCAGGAGACACTTTCAGGAGGAGATTCACTACTGCGGCCAGTAGGTTCATGTCTAAGCGGGGAGAGACCAACCTACAGTTTCGGAGTGAAGACAGTCCACTTCATGCTGTGTCAAACATTTCACAAAATGGTGACACTTCTCTCTGA